From Draconibacterium halophilum, one genomic window encodes:
- a CDS encoding capsule assembly Wzi family protein: MITKYKKLIFFFLLFIAAESSFAQSISLNHPYLNDYYRRQQLLGIVDSTISFTSRPIYSEALEYDDIFDPENSLDDSNLNNFNGTFSFLQQRGKITLLPVSLLNQYNSHHPEGINDGSMIPARGAQMRADLGFYFKYSLLSITFNPELVYAHNKVFDGFPSGYKTILNMQFPNSKGTIDLPERIGGFHYSKFFLGQSSIRLTYKPISIGLSNENLWWGPGYKNSLLMTNSASGFLHLTLNTVRPIKTPIGSFEGQVISGRLEESGYTDGLPDDWRYLNAMVLSYQPRWVPGLFLGFTRSFMTYSEDMGSGFSDWLPVFSFLTKNKGGTSDIEVYNQRQDQRISIFSRWLFPESHAEIYFEYGREDHSWDLRDLLMEPSHSAAFILGGHKLLGFKGKRYFQVRGEITQTAASQTNVNRRRTYKEPAGTWYYHSQLKQGYTHRGQLLGAGIDPGSNTQTIEISWNRELKQVGVEFERYVHNNNFWYNYIQDFRANWVDLSTSFFANWDYKNFLVYGKIKVVRSKNYQWLYEPKGGFSDYWLPADDTFNSHLQIGITYRF, translated from the coding sequence ATGATCACAAAATATAAAAAACTCATTTTTTTCTTCCTGCTTTTCATTGCAGCAGAAAGTAGTTTCGCTCAATCCATCTCCTTAAACCATCCTTACCTGAACGACTATTACCGTCGTCAGCAGTTACTGGGGATTGTGGACTCTACCATTTCTTTTACTTCCCGGCCTATCTATTCTGAAGCACTGGAATATGATGATATTTTTGACCCTGAAAATAGCTTAGACGATTCAAACCTCAATAACTTTAACGGCACCTTTAGCTTTCTCCAACAAAGGGGAAAAATTACTTTACTTCCGGTAAGCCTGCTTAATCAATACAACAGCCATCATCCGGAAGGGATTAACGATGGTTCAATGATTCCGGCACGGGGAGCACAAATGCGCGCCGATCTTGGATTTTATTTTAAATACAGTTTGCTAAGCATCACCTTTAATCCGGAATTGGTGTATGCACACAATAAGGTATTCGATGGTTTTCCTTCCGGCTACAAAACCATTTTAAACATGCAGTTTCCTAATTCAAAAGGGACAATTGATTTGCCGGAACGTATAGGTGGCTTTCATTACTCTAAATTCTTTCTAGGGCAGAGCAGTATACGCTTAACTTATAAACCCATCTCCATTGGGCTGTCGAATGAAAACCTTTGGTGGGGACCAGGCTATAAAAACTCCTTGTTAATGACCAATTCGGCATCCGGTTTTTTACACCTTACTTTAAATACTGTAAGGCCCATAAAAACACCAATCGGTTCTTTTGAAGGACAGGTTATTAGTGGAAGGCTGGAAGAATCGGGATATACCGATGGATTACCGGATGACTGGCGCTATTTAAATGCCATGGTATTGAGCTACCAACCCCGTTGGGTACCGGGTTTGTTTTTGGGTTTTACACGTAGTTTTATGACCTACTCTGAAGATATGGGCTCCGGATTTTCCGACTGGTTGCCGGTATTTAGTTTTTTGACCAAAAACAAAGGAGGTACTAGTGATATCGAGGTATATAATCAGCGTCAGGATCAGCGTATCTCAATCTTTTCAAGATGGCTTTTCCCCGAATCACATGCCGAAATCTATTTTGAATATGGACGCGAAGACCATTCCTGGGATCTACGTGATTTATTAATGGAGCCATCGCATTCTGCAGCCTTTATTCTTGGAGGACACAAATTGCTGGGATTTAAAGGGAAACGCTACTTTCAGGTTCGGGGGGAAATTACTCAAACGGCTGCAAGTCAGACAAACGTAAACAGAAGACGTACCTATAAAGAGCCAGCGGGGACCTGGTATTACCACTCTCAACTAAAACAAGGCTACACCCACAGAGGGCAGTTACTGGGTGCTGGGATTGATCCCGGAAGCAACACCCAAACCATAGAAATTAGCTGGAACAGAGAGTTAAAACAAGTGGGAGTAGAATTTGAACGTTATGTGCACAATAATAATTTCTGGTATAATTACATTCAGGATTTCCGGGCAAACTGGGTAGATCTAAGCACATCGTTTTTTGCCAACTGGGATTACAAAAACTTTTTGGTGTATGGAAAAATAAAGGTAGTACGAAGTAAAAACTACCAGTGGCTCTACGAGCCAAAAGGTGGTTTTTCAGACTACTGGCTACCTGCAGACGATACCTTTAACTCGCATTTGCAGATTGGTATAACTTATCGTTTTTAA
- a CDS encoding glycosyltransferase produces MQKRILYIANDHHLYGANQSLLDLLGVLQDKKDIDLYVVFPKKNEEICRLLDMLNCKYFILNYRSEILGRSNSLRYIFITLLKWVYKLLINQLTVCQLSKIVKRENINIIHSNSSVIAIGEELAKRNKIRHIWHLREYIGEACGIHLFGGPEKYKRRIQNSDQLIAISKGVAADFGVTDKAYILHDAVALRNSPIEDNKHNNYFLVCGTLRPLKGIESAIQAFQQFVSEHKNYKLLIAGTGEPDYELHLKQLVNDLDLDESVEFLGYRNNIQQLMAGATAFLMCSEKEGLGRVSIEAMLNKCPVIGFDNAGTSEIVTDGQTGLLYKTLNQLVEQMNYVVNHTKAMDLITKTACQYAKKTFSSKTYGEKIYRYYEEILAN; encoded by the coding sequence ATGCAAAAAAGAATACTTTACATAGCCAACGATCACCATTTGTACGGAGCCAATCAATCCTTACTGGACTTGCTCGGTGTGCTTCAGGATAAGAAGGATATTGATTTATATGTCGTATTTCCGAAAAAAAACGAAGAAATATGCCGGCTCCTGGACATGTTAAATTGCAAATACTTTATTCTCAACTACCGATCGGAAATACTGGGACGCTCAAACAGCTTGCGCTATATTTTTATTACGCTGCTGAAATGGGTATACAAGCTCCTGATTAACCAATTGACAGTATGCCAACTATCGAAAATTGTTAAGCGGGAAAACATTAACATTATTCACTCAAACTCCAGTGTTATCGCCATCGGTGAAGAATTGGCAAAACGAAATAAAATCAGACATATCTGGCACTTGCGGGAATATATTGGAGAAGCCTGTGGTATACATTTATTTGGAGGCCCGGAGAAGTACAAGCGGCGCATTCAAAATTCCGATCAGCTAATTGCCATATCCAAAGGAGTGGCAGCAGACTTTGGTGTTACCGACAAAGCATATATTCTACACGATGCCGTTGCCTTACGCAACAGTCCCATAGAGGACAACAAGCACAATAACTATTTTTTAGTTTGTGGGACCTTACGCCCCTTAAAGGGGATTGAAAGTGCGATACAGGCCTTTCAGCAGTTTGTTTCGGAACACAAGAACTACAAATTATTAATTGCAGGAACAGGAGAACCCGACTATGAATTGCATTTAAAGCAACTGGTTAACGACCTGGATTTGGATGAATCCGTTGAATTTTTAGGCTACAGAAATAACATTCAGCAGTTAATGGCCGGAGCAACAGCATTTCTGATGTGTTCAGAAAAAGAAGGTTTGGGACGCGTAAGCATTGAAGCGATGCTGAACAAGTGCCCCGTTATTGGTTTTGATAATGCAGGTACATCAGAAATCGTTACCGATGGGCAAACAGGATTGCTTTACAAAACCCTCAATCAATTGGTGGAGCAAATGAATTATGTCGTGAATCATACGAAGGCGATGGACCTGATTACAAAAACGGCTTGCCAATACGCAAAAAAAACGTTTTCTTCAAAGACATATGGAGAAAAGATATACCGGTATTACGAGGAGATTTTAGCCAATTAA
- a CDS encoding glycosyltransferase family 2 protein: MKVQILLATYNSEKYLWELLDSLVAQSYKNWELLVHDDGSDDRTIPILKEFERKHDRSVKIYNSKNQLGPKQSFEYLLKNSSADYLMFCDHDDVWLPHKIEESLACIQKREQEKPNKPALVFSDLVVADEQLNTINPSFWNYSKVNPNNVYNCYKLLINNPAPGCTFILNKKVKELVLPFPAQARMHDWWIVLKVAESGVIDYLKRPGLLYRQHQKNKVGAEDIKTDYLLSRIANLSLTMKRNRESFEMMKCLSRDYSLIKLFYYKLRISFSKLL; encoded by the coding sequence ATGAAGGTTCAGATATTATTAGCGACTTATAACAGCGAAAAATACCTTTGGGAGCTCCTGGATTCTCTTGTGGCACAATCATATAAAAACTGGGAGTTGTTGGTTCACGATGATGGATCGGACGACCGGACCATCCCCATTTTAAAAGAGTTTGAAAGGAAACATGACAGAAGCGTTAAAATATATAACAGCAAGAACCAACTGGGGCCTAAGCAAAGTTTTGAATACTTATTAAAAAACAGCTCTGCCGACTATTTAATGTTTTGCGATCATGACGATGTTTGGTTGCCTCATAAAATTGAAGAATCATTAGCTTGCATTCAGAAACGGGAACAGGAAAAACCCAACAAACCGGCATTGGTATTTTCGGATTTGGTGGTAGCAGACGAACAACTGAACACCATCAATCCGTCATTCTGGAACTATTCGAAAGTAAACCCAAATAATGTTTACAACTGCTACAAACTTTTGATTAATAATCCGGCACCGGGTTGCACTTTTATCCTAAATAAAAAGGTAAAAGAACTGGTTCTGCCCTTTCCCGCTCAAGCCAGAATGCACGATTGGTGGATTGTGTTAAAAGTAGCAGAGTCGGGTGTAATTGACTATCTAAAAAGACCTGGCTTATTATACCGCCAACACCAAAAAAATAAAGTAGGTGCCGAGGATATTAAAACTGATTATCTGTTATCGCGTATCGCCAATTTATCACTCACGATGAAAAGGAATAGGGAAAGTTTTGAGATGATGAAATGTTTGTCACGAGATTATTCCTTGATTAAACTGTTCTATTACAAACTACGTATATCGTTTTCAAAATTGCTGTAA
- a CDS encoding glycosyltransferase family 2 protein: MSISVCIPTYNGEAYIKEQLDSILNQTRTVDEIIISDDSSTDHTVEIIQSYNNPRIKLFEKQKFSNPIFNLEFALKQAKGDYIFLADQDDVWMHNKVEVLVKELANSKLVISDGVLINQEGELIAPSIFEIFNSRRGFFKNLTKSSYMGCCMAFHKELLPIVLPFPQSIAMHDLWIGLNAELYTSPVFCPGKLVKYRRHGLNKTPLDAKTNRNSLFYKIAFRLTMLILLASRFTSKKMELLFANR, encoded by the coding sequence ATGTCTATTTCAGTTTGTATACCCACATATAACGGCGAGGCCTACATAAAGGAACAGCTCGATTCCATTCTCAATCAGACCAGGACTGTTGATGAAATTATTATTTCAGATGATTCATCGACAGATCATACGGTTGAAATTATTCAGTCGTACAACAATCCAAGAATAAAATTATTCGAAAAGCAAAAGTTCTCCAACCCTATATTTAATCTCGAATTTGCACTTAAACAGGCCAAAGGCGACTATATTTTTTTAGCAGATCAGGACGATGTATGGATGCACAATAAAGTGGAAGTGCTGGTAAAAGAATTAGCAAACAGCAAACTGGTGATTTCGGACGGAGTACTCATAAATCAGGAAGGAGAATTAATTGCTCCTTCTATTTTTGAAATCTTTAACTCGCGAAGGGGCTTTTTTAAAAACCTTACAAAAAGTTCCTATATGGGATGTTGTATGGCCTTTCATAAAGAATTATTACCGATTGTGTTACCATTCCCTCAATCAATTGCCATGCACGATTTATGGATTGGATTGAATGCAGAACTTTATACAAGCCCTGTTTTCTGCCCGGGCAAACTGGTAAAATACAGAAGGCACGGTTTAAACAAAACACCACTGGATGCAAAAACTAACCGGAATTCATTATTTTATAAGATAGCCTTTCGGCTTACAATGCTGATACTTCTGGCTTCACGGTTTACCAGTAAAAAAATGGAATTACTATTCGCTAACAGATAG
- a CDS encoding glycosyltransferase produces METPQVVVLILNYNSWKATDAYIHQLKLQQGIQLSVLVVDNCSTDGSYKSLCQHFQSDKQVEIIQSDYNGGYAYGNNFGLKHLQKKLLEKTFIVISNNDISIENPELLQELVTSYNQCDDIAFISPLMHMDGKPVRNTAWKIPEFSYDIKTVLSCNVAKAGEAVYYDLPMQQKLMPVDCLTGSFFMGKLDTFAQLDFFDERTFLYEEERILGQKVKKAGLRNYLALKLNFFHEDSAVISKEMNHLSQIQHLLHSRLVFHKYYAETNIVLLAFLKTFYSLFLFAKKVQLKFRKSNGSVY; encoded by the coding sequence ATGGAAACTCCTCAGGTAGTTGTATTAATTCTGAATTATAATTCGTGGAAGGCCACCGATGCCTACATTCATCAATTAAAACTGCAGCAAGGCATTCAGCTTTCCGTTTTAGTCGTTGACAACTGTTCTACGGATGGTTCCTATAAATCGCTATGTCAACATTTCCAAAGCGACAAGCAAGTAGAAATCATTCAATCAGATTACAATGGAGGATATGCTTACGGGAATAATTTTGGATTAAAACACCTCCAGAAAAAGCTACTTGAAAAAACATTTATTGTTATCAGTAATAACGATATTTCTATTGAAAATCCCGAATTGTTACAAGAACTGGTTACCAGTTACAACCAATGCGACGATATTGCTTTTATTTCGCCACTCATGCACATGGATGGCAAACCCGTTCGTAATACTGCATGGAAAATCCCGGAATTTTCTTACGATATAAAAACAGTGCTTAGTTGTAATGTAGCAAAAGCCGGCGAGGCTGTTTATTACGACCTTCCCATGCAACAAAAACTAATGCCTGTAGATTGCCTCACCGGTTCTTTTTTTATGGGAAAACTGGACACATTTGCACAGTTGGATTTTTTCGACGAACGTACCTTTTTGTATGAAGAGGAGCGCATTCTGGGACAAAAAGTAAAAAAAGCCGGGCTCAGGAATTACCTGGCTTTGAAGCTTAATTTTTTTCATGAAGACTCTGCCGTTATCAGCAAGGAAATGAATCACCTGTCGCAAATTCAGCATTTATTACATAGCCGGCTGGTTTTTCATAAGTACTATGCAGAAACAAATATTGTTTTGCTTGCTTTCTTAAAAACATTCTATTCGCTCTTTCTTTTCGCAAAAAAGGTACAACTGAAATTCAGAAAGAGCAACGGATCGGTTTATTGA
- a CDS encoding SLBB domain-containing protein encodes MRINILKYSWFILMFLLLLQGKTMAQGVDPMDQNVSEIKSSQISDAQMRVIMQRAIEAGMTPEQIESLARSRGMAESEVEKFKERVERLYDNKLMDEDSKGIKVNTRPKVEYPENLEERLPNSAHSQTNPNFGFSLFKNTDLTFEPSFNVLTPRDYIIGPGDLLNIDVWGASQHSYQEVVSNEGSIIISNIGPVFLSGMSKEEAGKKLKTILSRIYSGLKDGKTSMKVTLGAVRSIQINIVGEVVLPGTYNISAMATAFNAMYIAGGPAENGSIRDVQIIRNNKIVAHIDFYEYLLNAQQSNNIRLQDQDIIFIPAYENRVSINGEVKRPMSFDIKPDESLDDLIGFAGGFTGNAYTERIKIIRNTSKEKRILDIAAEYLDAIRLENGDEVYIDAVLHRFENRVYISGAVFRPGIYAIDESTSLKELIKKADGLREDVFKDRISVFRLQDDLTREHIAVDLNNLLASNLDFTLQREDSIHIPSIHDLRETRTIQIEGEVMHPGIYPYSENTKVEDLIIQAGGLLETASTANIEIARRLSDNTSTVTSVKLADIIKFPIDKSLAISDAASNFILKPFDQVFVRKSPAYIPQMLVSINGEVNFPGKYSITSRTERVSDLIKRSGGITTEAYINGASLIRKKTQDKTLTDKAIDNITMEKESSNNINIIRNEFDIIALDLASILSNPGGNSDLILQEGDSIRILKSLQTIKVSGSVYNPNVVPFDETQSVKEYLSNAGGLTKRSKPGHIYVVYANGSVKKTQKTLFGRKYPELQAGAEIIVPSKGERRKMSPTGAISLVASISLIIVSLINAR; translated from the coding sequence ATGAGAATTAATATCCTTAAATATTCCTGGTTTATTCTGATGTTTTTATTGCTGCTGCAAGGTAAAACAATGGCCCAGGGCGTAGACCCAATGGACCAAAATGTTTCCGAAATAAAATCAAGCCAGATATCGGATGCACAAATGCGTGTAATTATGCAACGTGCTATTGAGGCCGGTATGACACCCGAGCAGATTGAATCCTTAGCCCGGTCGAGAGGAATGGCAGAAAGCGAAGTTGAAAAATTTAAGGAACGTGTAGAACGGCTGTACGATAACAAGTTAATGGATGAAGACAGCAAGGGAATAAAAGTGAACACACGCCCCAAAGTGGAGTATCCTGAAAACCTGGAAGAACGACTCCCCAACTCCGCTCATTCGCAAACAAACCCAAATTTTGGTTTTAGCTTGTTTAAAAATACCGACCTCACCTTCGAACCCAGCTTTAATGTTTTAACTCCACGCGATTATATAATTGGTCCGGGCGACCTGCTAAACATTGATGTTTGGGGAGCGTCGCAACACAGTTATCAAGAAGTTGTTTCAAACGAAGGAAGTATAATTATTTCAAATATTGGCCCCGTATTCTTAAGTGGAATGAGCAAAGAAGAGGCCGGTAAAAAATTGAAAACAATCTTAAGCCGAATCTACTCCGGACTCAAAGATGGAAAAACTTCAATGAAAGTTACACTTGGCGCTGTACGAAGTATTCAAATAAATATAGTTGGCGAAGTGGTTTTACCCGGAACCTACAATATTTCAGCAATGGCAACGGCTTTTAATGCCATGTACATAGCCGGAGGTCCTGCCGAAAATGGTTCAATTCGGGATGTACAGATAATTCGTAATAATAAAATAGTTGCACACATCGACTTTTATGAATACTTACTAAATGCGCAGCAATCCAACAACATACGCTTACAAGATCAGGATATCATTTTTATCCCAGCGTATGAAAATCGCGTATCGATAAACGGTGAAGTAAAACGCCCGATGTCCTTCGACATTAAACCGGACGAATCATTGGACGACTTAATTGGTTTTGCAGGTGGATTTACAGGAAATGCCTATACTGAACGTATTAAAATTATCAGAAATACGAGCAAGGAAAAGCGAATATTAGACATTGCTGCTGAGTACTTAGATGCCATACGTCTGGAAAACGGCGACGAAGTTTATATAGATGCCGTTTTACATCGTTTTGAAAACCGGGTATATATTTCCGGAGCGGTTTTTCGCCCGGGAATCTATGCCATCGACGAATCAACGAGTTTAAAGGAACTGATAAAAAAAGCAGATGGTTTACGCGAAGATGTATTTAAAGACCGTATTTCAGTATTCCGCTTACAAGACGATCTCACAAGAGAGCATATTGCTGTTGATTTAAATAACTTGTTAGCTTCCAATCTTGATTTCACCTTGCAACGTGAAGACTCCATACATATCCCGTCTATCCACGATTTACGCGAAACACGCACCATACAGATTGAAGGAGAAGTGATGCATCCAGGAATTTATCCTTATTCCGAAAACACAAAAGTTGAAGATTTAATTATCCAGGCCGGAGGGTTATTGGAAACCGCCTCTACGGCAAATATTGAAATTGCCAGAAGATTGTCAGACAATACCTCAACGGTTACTTCCGTTAAGTTGGCTGATATTATAAAATTCCCTATAGATAAATCATTGGCAATTAGTGATGCTGCCTCCAATTTTATACTAAAACCTTTCGATCAGGTGTTTGTTCGTAAATCTCCGGCTTACATTCCACAAATGCTGGTAAGCATTAACGGAGAAGTAAACTTCCCTGGTAAATACTCAATAACTTCCCGCACTGAACGAGTCTCCGATTTAATAAAAAGGTCAGGAGGCATTACTACCGAAGCCTATATTAACGGTGCCAGCCTAATTCGAAAAAAAACACAGGACAAAACCCTGACAGACAAGGCTATTGACAATATTACAATGGAAAAAGAATCATCGAACAATATAAATATCATCCGAAATGAGTTTGATATAATTGCACTTGATCTGGCAAGTATTCTTTCCAATCCGGGAGGAAACAGCGATTTGATTTTACAGGAAGGAGATTCCATTCGCATATTAAAATCTTTGCAAACCATTAAAGTAAGTGGATCTGTATACAATCCGAATGTAGTTCCTTTCGACGAAACACAAAGTGTGAAGGAATATCTCTCTAATGCCGGAGGTTTAACAAAAAGGTCAAAACCTGGTCATATTTATGTGGTTTATGCAAATGGTTCAGTTAAAAAAACCCAAAAAACATTGTTTGGGCGTAAATACCCCGAATTACAAGCAGGGGCAGAAATAATTGTTCCAAGTAAAGGAGAACGAAGAAAGATGTCGCCGACAGGTGCCATTTCATTAGTCGCTTCTATTTCACTTATTATTGTTTCTCTAATCAATGCCAGGTGA
- a CDS encoding GNVR domain-containing protein: MTENTNTIHKKDYLELADLYTRLKQNRGVIIKSAAIAFFIGVFFVVFTPRVYKTQVSLLAESNSNSPANGLMGQLGNLAGLDVGGLMGLDMGGNSKSALTPDLYPQVVKSTTFLIDILQQEVYLPKEDLTLSVSEYLQEHTKPSISGWVGYAMSLLKSKGENRIIPQKKEGEPLDLTQGDLDLIEGLANTIEVNIIKSESGLTGGDSKVIQVSVEQQDPYVSALLTEKVIASLKQYIIDYHTSKEKNDLAFIEARYQEAKAKYFEKQEALAEYDDSNVNVILASAKSRRDRLVTETTLASNLYKGLAQKREQAQILVQDKTPVFTVIEPAKVPQRKSKPKTMFTIISLTIIGLFAGTCIVIWKEFIVSNDTNKIN, encoded by the coding sequence ATGACTGAAAATACAAATACAATTCACAAAAAAGATTATCTGGAACTCGCCGATTTATATACAAGACTAAAACAAAACCGGGGAGTTATTATTAAATCAGCTGCTATCGCCTTTTTCATAGGTGTGTTTTTTGTGGTTTTCACTCCCAGGGTTTATAAAACACAAGTTAGTTTATTAGCCGAATCTAATTCTAATAGTCCTGCAAACGGATTAATGGGACAGCTGGGAAACCTTGCAGGATTAGATGTGGGAGGTTTAATGGGTTTAGATATGGGCGGTAACAGCAAAAGTGCCTTAACACCCGATTTATATCCGCAAGTGGTAAAAAGCACAACCTTTCTTATCGACATTTTACAGCAAGAAGTGTATCTGCCAAAAGAAGATCTTACGTTGTCGGTTAGTGAATACCTGCAGGAACATACAAAACCATCCATTTCGGGCTGGGTAGGTTATGCAATGAGTTTATTGAAATCAAAGGGCGAGAATAGAATTATTCCTCAGAAAAAAGAAGGAGAACCTTTAGATCTTACTCAGGGAGATCTGGATTTAATAGAAGGACTCGCTAACACCATAGAAGTAAATATTATTAAATCGGAGAGTGGACTTACCGGTGGCGACAGTAAAGTAATTCAGGTTAGTGTAGAACAACAAGATCCTTATGTATCGGCGCTGTTAACCGAAAAGGTGATTGCCAGTTTAAAACAATATATTATCGACTACCACACCAGCAAAGAAAAGAATGACCTTGCTTTTATAGAAGCACGTTACCAGGAAGCGAAAGCAAAGTATTTTGAAAAACAGGAGGCTTTGGCCGAGTACGATGACAGCAATGTAAATGTAATTCTTGCATCGGCAAAATCGCGTCGCGACAGGCTGGTTACCGAAACCACTTTGGCCTCGAACTTATACAAAGGTTTAGCTCAAAAACGAGAACAAGCACAAATATTGGTTCAGGATAAAACACCGGTTTTTACAGTAATAGAACCGGCAAAAGTCCCTCAACGAAAAAGTAAACCCAAAACAATGTTTACCATCATTAGCCTTACAATAATTGGTTTGTTTGCAGGAACTTGTATTGTTATCTGGAAGGAGTTTATCGTTTCAAACGATACAAATAAAATAAATTAG
- a CDS encoding capsule assembly Wzi family protein, which translates to MHKQTQKILSILLFLGLCPLSNLFAQSVSLEYNTLAGTKNQLPFWLWANQLGQFEKNSSTIQNLSLNAFHEQRLGESDFNIEAGLDLDLLLADQNDMRFTQLFGSISWKFLQLQIGAFPEKEVHAGLSTTNGNLAASRNARPHPRIRFGFNRFIPVFFDWFSLNGFYEEGLLNDNRYVEDTHLHRKAFYFRFGNPRSIEITGGVEHFIMWGGTHPVYGEFKGWDSYFDYMFGSDGDENTLLENQNNLVGNGYGVYQLQIRKDWNKLHATFYLSHPFEDRSGMELENYADNLLGLHFAFQKEHPFLENLVLEFFNTKNQSGPYHLVVGDDGKGHGRGRDDYYNHGIYFSGVTFHQMSMASPVFATVIVEDGISKGFESTRLSGFHLGFDGSISQTFHWKAKYTYSNNYGQHNGLDGSTYNPSRKQASAMGELSWNPQEKKIEISATIAADHGTLYDNGISTTRLGAMVSFKYHFN; encoded by the coding sequence ATGCATAAACAAACCCAAAAAATATTATCGATACTATTATTCTTGGGGCTTTGTCCATTATCGAACCTCTTTGCACAGTCCGTAAGTCTGGAGTATAACACCCTGGCTGGCACAAAAAACCAGCTTCCTTTTTGGCTGTGGGCCAACCAATTGGGACAATTTGAGAAAAATAGCAGCACCATTCAAAACCTGAGTTTGAATGCTTTTCACGAACAGCGCCTCGGAGAGTCAGATTTCAATATTGAGGCCGGACTTGATCTGGACCTACTGCTGGCCGACCAAAACGACATGCGCTTTACCCAACTTTTTGGCAGCATCAGCTGGAAATTTCTCCAGCTGCAAATCGGTGCTTTCCCCGAAAAAGAAGTCCATGCCGGATTGTCAACCACCAACGGTAACCTGGCGGCATCGCGCAATGCTCGCCCTCATCCACGAATCAGATTCGGGTTTAACCGCTTTATTCCTGTTTTTTTCGACTGGTTCTCCTTAAATGGTTTTTATGAAGAAGGTTTACTCAACGACAACCGCTACGTAGAAGACACTCATTTACACCGAAAAGCATTTTATTTTCGTTTTGGGAATCCAAGATCCATTGAAATCACAGGTGGTGTAGAACACTTTATAATGTGGGGTGGTACCCATCCTGTTTATGGAGAATTTAAGGGCTGGGATTCGTATTTTGATTATATGTTTGGTAGCGATGGTGATGAAAATACATTGTTAGAAAATCAAAATAATCTGGTCGGGAATGGATATGGTGTTTACCAACTTCAGATAAGAAAAGACTGGAACAAATTGCATGCGACATTTTACCTCAGCCATCCTTTTGAAGACCGGTCAGGAATGGAGCTGGAAAATTATGCCGACAACTTATTAGGATTACACTTCGCATTTCAGAAAGAACACCCTTTTCTTGAAAATCTCGTCCTTGAATTCTTTAATACCAAAAACCAAAGTGGCCCCTACCACCTCGTTGTTGGTGACGATGGAAAAGGACATGGGCGGGGCCGCGACGATTATTACAATCATGGTATTTATTTCTCCGGGGTTACCTTCCATCAAATGTCCATGGCCAGTCCTGTATTTGCCACTGTAATTGTTGAAGACGGAATAAGTAAAGGTTTTGAAAGTACCCGTCTCTCCGGATTTCATTTAGGTTTCGACGGATCAATTTCACAGACATTTCACTGGAAAGCCAAGTATACCTACTCCAATAACTATGGGCAGCACAATGGTCTTGACGGGTCAACTTACAACCCATCACGAAAACAAGCTTCAGCGATGGGTGAATTGAGTTGGAATCCGCAAGAGAAAAAGATAGAAATTTCCGCAACTATTGCAGCCGACCATGGAACTCTGTATGATAATGGAATTTCTACCACCCGATTGGGAGCAATGGTATCATTCAAGTATCATTTTAACTAA